In the Streptomyces sp. cg36 genome, one interval contains:
- a CDS encoding fumarylacetoacetate hydrolase family protein, whose amino-acid sequence MRIARFSIDGNVAFGAVEDTPEGPVLDIIKGIPYADFELSGTKVPLSKVRLLPPVLPNKVVAIGRNYAEHAKELGNEVPEVPVAFFKPTTSVIGSGDAIEYPSFSNELHHEAELAVVIGRMCREVPRERVKDVVFGYTCANDVTARDAQQREKQWARAKGFDTSCPLGPWVETDLDPADLTIQATVNGEQRQLGRTSDMIRSIEDLVVHITEAMTLLPGDVILTGTPAGVGPLNVGDEVAVTIEGIGTLTNKVIKRG is encoded by the coding sequence GTGCGCATCGCCAGATTCTCCATCGACGGCAATGTCGCCTTCGGCGCCGTCGAGGACACCCCCGAGGGGCCCGTCCTCGACATCATCAAGGGCATTCCGTACGCCGACTTCGAGCTCTCCGGCACGAAGGTCCCGCTGAGCAAGGTCCGGCTGCTGCCGCCGGTGCTCCCCAACAAGGTCGTGGCCATCGGCCGCAACTACGCGGAGCACGCCAAGGAGCTCGGCAACGAGGTCCCCGAGGTGCCCGTCGCCTTCTTCAAGCCCACCACCTCGGTGATCGGCTCCGGCGACGCGATCGAGTACCCCTCCTTCTCCAACGAGCTGCACCACGAGGCCGAGCTGGCCGTGGTGATCGGCCGGATGTGCCGCGAGGTGCCGCGCGAGCGCGTCAAGGACGTGGTCTTCGGCTACACCTGCGCCAACGACGTCACCGCGCGCGACGCCCAGCAGCGCGAGAAGCAGTGGGCCCGGGCCAAGGGCTTCGACACCTCGTGCCCGCTCGGCCCCTGGGTGGAGACCGACCTCGACCCCGCCGATCTCACGATCCAGGCGACGGTCAACGGCGAACAGCGTCAGCTGGGCCGCACCAGCGACATGATCCGCTCCATCGAGGACCTGGTCGTCCACATCACCGAGGCCATGACGCTGCTCCCCGGCGACGTCATCCTCACCGGCACCCCCGCCGGGGTCGGCCCCCTCAACGTCGGCGACGAGGTCGCCGTCACCATCGAAGGCATCGGCACTCTCACCAACAAGGTGATCAAGCGTGGCTAA